TTTaagtagaatttaaataatttgtgtaaaattttatcattcttattttattgtatatgACAAATAAACTTATGACTATTCATAGTCATTAATTAGCTCTCCAcgaactaaatatttatatttttacttttgaaatttatttttaaaagaaaaaataatttattttatttattataaaatttaaattttaaaaagcaGTTATAGGGggaaataaaactaaataataactaaagaTAGGTAAGAATAAGGAATGCCAAATCAGCCATTAATAACATTACAATTTGAGTAAATTACGTTAAAGAGAATACAGAGAAATATATATCTCTACAAGCTTTTAAGaagattattttaataatttgtaattaattatggTCTTTCTTACCCTCAAAAACCCTACCTCGTCATGACCAAATCCGAGAATTCACTCTCTACAATCTTTTTAGAAGTTATCAAAAAGaatgatatatatacaataaaaCTCTTCTTCTCTACCCTTTGCCATTGGCCAAtcaaaatttcattatttaaaaccCTATTTAACCTCCTCCACCACCATCACCACCACAgctaccttttcttttcttttctttttctttattctttattctttattcttttaacaATGGAGAGGACGCATGATGATCATCTTCCACCGTATTTAATGGTGGAAAACCATTCAGATTTCTCTTCTTATAATCACTCACCTGAAACCCTAAACCTAAGCCTTAATCTTAATCAACTGATTCCATCTCCATCACATGAAACCCACTTCTTATGGCAAAATCAACTCCCTCAAAACCGTATCCCTTCGTCACAAAGCCGTGCTACTACTGTCTATCAAACCCTAAATCCACAAAACCCACTTTTGCAAACCCACCTTTTCCAAAACCCTAGCTCACAAAACCACCTTCTTGTGCAAGAAAGCCACCATCAGCATCAACTCCCTAATTATCATCAGATGAATGATTTTGGTAGTGGTTTAGATTCTGGGTTGCCCATAAACCCTAGTTTTGCTGAGCCTGTCCGTATGCAaaaccaccaccaccaccaccaactGAGTCTTGAAGATGCCTTCAGTCGCGTGAACATATCGGCTGCTACCTCAAATCACCAGTTTCATCAATTGCTTGATGAGAATTATCTAACCAATAGGGGAATTTTATCTGCTTATTCGCAACAACAGCATTCACTTAATAGAATGAGAAGTATCTCTGCCGGTCTTGGCTTGCTTCGGGCTAATTCGAACTCGGCTATTGATCGGTACTATCAGAATGGAAGCAATAATCTGGCAGCCTTGGGTCaatctttttcaaattatagCAACAACAATAGACAGAATTTCCAGCGCCGTACTCCGTCTTATGATGGGCTGAACTATGGACATATAGTTAGGCCTAACCCTAATCGACTTGATTCGAGTTCTAGTCAATTCATTAGTAGGGCAAGATCCATTAATGGGTTAGATTCAGAAAATTCAAGACAATTGCTTTCTCCATTGTATTATGGTAGACAGATAGTTCAAGCAGGAAAACATGGAAATTACTCTTCATTAGAGCAAGTGAGAGGGAGAATGGCTATGGTTGCTAGGGATCAAGATGGGTGTCGTTTTTTGCAAAAGAAGGTTGAAGAGTTAATACCTGAACAAACTGAGATGATTTTTTTGGAAGTGAAAGATCATCTGTATGATCTAATTGTAGATCAGTTTGCTAATTATCTTGTTCAGAAGCTTTTCTTGGCCTGCAATGGTGTACAGATTAATCAACTTCTTCTCTCTTTGGTACAAAATGGTGAAAGACTGAAAAACATATGCATTCATATGCATGGGTATGTTTCTCcgtttccttttctttttgtgattaaTGCTCTTTTAATCATACTTGATGTCAGTAACaaattcttattcttcttgtAGAACTCGTGCAAtgcaaaaaataatagaaatcaTCAATAATTATCCGGAGCAAAAGGCGTCACTTGTATCTGCTTTGGGAAATATCACTGTCTACCTAGCCAAAAACCATAATGGTCATCATGTAATTCAACAATGCCTTAAATGCTTTGAGGTTGAGTATACTCAGGTATTTATATTAGTCTCACTCTCACTTTGTGATTGGATATTCCCATGTAAGTTCTTACCTTATTTGCTTGGAGTTTTCATTATTCTGTTTAACCTCATAGTCCAAACTCATCTATATACACTGCATGCCACTGGTCATCAGAATGTGCATGTGATTATatacattattataaaatatgggTCCACAAAATAGGTGTACATTATTATATAGTCATGGCCGGCTATTTCACTATTTATTTAGCGGACCGTAACAACTATTCCTTATTTCAGTTGTAGACTTAGTCTTAATGTATCTTTTAATTGGAGCAAATAATCTAAAGAATTACTTTATTCTCTTGcgcaataaataaaagatgtcTTGCATGATTTGTAGAAGGTAATTCTGATTTCTCATGATCCTACATATGTATTTCATTTAGCTTACGTAATCTCTCTTGACAATCTGCTGATGCAGTATCTTTTGGCTGAAATAGCTCAAAGTTGTATTGAAATTGCAAGGGATAAAAGTGGATGTTGTGTGTTGCAAAAAGCTCTGGATAGCTCTTATGGAGAGCTTAAAGAGTGTTTCATCACTACAATAACAGCTAATGCGTCCGTCTTGTCGGTTGATCCTTACGGGTTTGTCGCCAAAATCAtactttcttttaatatttttcaattatcaaTCCAATGCAAAATGTGTATCGGTTGGCTTATGTATACGTATATATGCTCTCGTGCTTTTAGGAATTATGTTGTGCAATATGTACTTCAAATGCACATACCACATGCTGAAGCCACTATACTGGAGCAACTCAGAGGACAATTTGTCAATCTTTCTATGGACAAATTTGGCAGCAATGTTGTGGAGAAGTGTTTGAAAGAATGCAATGAGATTAATGCTGCAGGAATTGTTCAAGAGCTTGCCGACAGTCCATCCATTTTGCGAGTTCTTCAGCATCCTTTTGGAAACTATGTTGCTCAGTCAGCACTTGAAGTAGCTCCGGTAAATTTCATATACTCCGGACAATACTTCTTTTTGCTAGATGATTAAATTCTCAACCATACCTTTTTAACCTATTGCTGAAATTATTCAGTCTCTGGATAAATTCCTATATATGATTGCCCTTTTCCATGGATACTATCGACAtgcattaaattttttttttccttctttcatATGCAATGGCGTTTGATGTGGTCGTAATGCTGCAGGAAGATCTCTACCAGTATCTTGAGCGTGTGATCATTTTCTTTGAGCGTGAACTGCACAGCCATCTTCATGGGAAAAAAGTGCTGGCTCGAACTCGATCAGGAAAGAGGAACAATCGTGTACGAGCAATTAATGTAGACTACTAGAGTAACTTCTTGTGTGCCTGTCATTATACTCCATTGTTTCCCTATCCCTAGAGAGTATAgtattttgttgttttgctGCGTCTTAGGTTTCAGGTGATGTTTGTTGTTTTGCTGTGTCTTAGGTTTCAGGTGATGTTTGTTGTTTTGCTGTGTCTTAGGTTTCAGGTGATGTTTGTTGTTTGTTGTTTGTTTCAAGGCATGTGTATGCACTGTGTTTTGAGTACTTGTAGCAAAGAGGGTTGTGCCATTTGAATTGTATGTTTTATGATACTCCTCACTGTCGCTTGTTATATAGTAGTGTTGGTCTTGGTTTTAGTACTGCTTTATCTTTAAACAAAATCTTTTGGTAGTTTAACTTATGGAAAACATCTTGAAACATATTTCAATTTCCATTACCAAACAGACAACACCTAACAATTTTGGTATGGATAATTGGGTattatgatttaaatttagtaCTCAAAAGTTACTCTTTAAAGTttcaaaagggaaaagaaagaaaacaaaaacccTAACATGGAGACCAAATTCTGAAATGATAGATGAGTTAGAATAGCTACAGGGAAGCCTATATTATGAAGGAACAAACCTGAATCTCTTAGAATGAGAAAGAGAGCATTACCTGATAATAGAATGAACGGACGTTTCGGTTTTAGAGTCTTTGCATGCAGAGGGGAAAGAAATTGGCGGTAAGTGCACCCACTGATTAGTAGCCCAGCCACACGCGTGTTCAGAACTCGAACCGAACCTAGTTAGTCCAGATCAGACCAAAACTGAAGTTTTAGTTCACATTTTACTCTATAGAACCAAGAATTGTGTATATACCGCGACAACAGTAAAACgggtattaatttttatattagataactaatgtatatttttttattttttaaaattaataaatatgttttaattatttatatattttagtgtataaataaaacatatcgGATCCAATTTCAGTTTTCTCCAATTagtaataaatctaaaatcaaaCTGTAACCATAAATTCGGTTTTGATTtagaattatctttttttttttttttttaatttagactatcttttgttaaaagaaaaacacgtATTGTGAAGTTGTTGGCTGACTGATACCAATTGGCGACTTTacatttgaattttctttttcttctaaaacAATGGATTTTCAAGCAAATGGAACTGGGAGTGGAGCAGGACCGTCTGGTTCCAATACCAAAACTGATGTTGAAATAGACCTACAAcggtaatattaaaatattttttcaataaaataataatattttatttaattaatttcttaattacggtattaattttaaaaataacgatataaaaataagactaGATATAATCATCttattaaatgagttttttCATGATGCTATGTATCATTGATCATATAATAGTTCTGTTTTGATTCCAGTTtgattattatcattttttttatctcattgGCAAGTGCTAAATCTTACTATTTTCTAAAGGTTGAAAAAGAAACACTTAACAAGGTGAACCATATAGCTGTTAGTTGCTAATCTGTAGTTGTTGGCCAAGCTATTCATGAAACAGATTATTTTATGATCAATGAAACTATGGAAATTATATTTCAACTGCATAGTGATTAAATTCATTTACCCATAAGaacaaaagaatataaaaattaggatCACTGAAgcataaaaacaaataaacgTTCAGAAAAAAAACCAAGACATTCAGAAAGCTTATGATGGAAAGAGAACATTCAAgttttctagattttctgatacTCAAGACAGAGAAAACAATGGGTTTGTGGAAGCCTGAACGTGTTCACCTATGCAAGTACTCCATTTATTCAAGGTGCAATAGAGATGGAAAATGTATTAAAAACCTGCCATTCGTTGCCTCAATAAAATGCAACACAACAAGAAGCTAAACTAAATACCTTGTCAAGTTAGTAAGAACTAAATATATTGTTCTCATGCTAACCAAAATCACCCCAAAAAACATTTCCAGCAACCAGACAAACAAAACAGACAGAATTTACAAAGGTTGCAATTGCATGCGTCAAGTTTTACACAACATTGCGGTTCTACCAAAAATTCACATTACAGAAAGTTACTCATATTCCCAACAACACCCCCATTTTGGATCATCATCTCAGACATCAGCGCTTATTCAATCTTTCTCATTCGTCAAAGGATTCAAAGCTATCAGAGTCCGTCTCAAGTTGCCTAATTTCTTCCACCAAAGAAATGGCTTTAGCCTCTCCCTGAAGTTTCAACTCAGCTCACCTGTAGCAGACACAAATAAAGAGTAATCAACAGCAATAACCGGAAGAAAGAAGGGTGCTcgaacaattaaaaaaaaaaagaaagaaagctgaACTTGCAAACAATTGAAAGCACGAGAAGTGCATTTTGTATCTTTTTGCGAAAATTGAAGCTTAAGTACCGTTGGTAGAgcagaaatttatttatttgttaatgggtcaaatttgtaaaaaagTTGTGTAGATTAAAGCACATAGCAGAAGCTGGGAAATTCAAAGACTCCAATTGGATTCTTCACTTTCGTACCAAAATTGTGGAAAGTGCTGGCGTCAATTGGCAGTAGATTGCTGGCTGGCTTTCCGAGGTACCAACTAAAGAgaatgatttatatatatatatatatatatatatataaagatatgTCACGATttgatagtttttttttagtgattaaaaaatactttgcgatttaatttatttatatttttataactttataaattaatattattagatttctataatttgaaattaatataatacttatactgaatttctttcattaaccATTAtcccattaattaatttttgacgTCAACCAATTAATCTGATTAAaggattttattgataaaaagcttattttttaaaatttgatattaaatatcaaactcaataaaataacttaatcCCTTATGTGTAttcataatagaaaaattaaatataaacagAGAATTTGTATCCTAATGTATAATTTGAAGAATCTTCAAATGatgtattaatcaaaataaaaaaaaaaaaactagaataATGGATAAaagatttcatatttattataattgaagTTTGAGTTTCACGGACAATTGcgttaatttatattattataaattaatatattattattatataaactcACGGACAACATTGAGTTATGATCTTCCCTCACTTTCCACTCCTATCAAtcatattattatcatatctCCTCTTAACACAATCATGGGGCCACCTTCCTCCTTGATAATGACAATCctcctcatcatcatcatcatctcctTCTCTCATTGCATATTCGTCGGACATGCAATTGGAGTAGCATTTGAGTCCCAGGATTCGACAAAGCAAGTGTCAAGGCCAATTACGAAACACAACATCATATATGTTGAGCCTATTGATCCTCATTATGAATTCGCAGCAATTGTGTTTCCATTTAGTACCAGTTCCTGGGAAGGTGAATGCTTTACAGACAACACCAATTTTGTCACGTTTTCTCAAGATCAAAGCCTTGGCTTTATTGTTATTGAGGTACCAGAgagaaattaagaatatttggaataATGGCTCAGTAGTTCTTTACTgatatttcatttatatttatagcaGATTTACAATAACCAGAGATAATATTAAGAGATTACAAACTAATTTAATGCTACAAAATAGGACTATCTAAActgaatataaatttattacttCCACTGAAACTCTATCATATAGTTGCATAAATGTAGGCTACAATATCTGAACTGAAGTTGAAGTGGTCACATAGTAAATATCAAGCTGTTTTAACTCTTCCCCTCAAACGAATGGGTGACTCAACGACACCAAGTTTGTCTCGTAAAAATTCAAAACGAGAATGTGACAACGCCTTTGTAAGACAATATGCTATCTGATCATGTGAAGGTACATACTGAATTTCcaagttttttcttaaaacCATATCTCTAACAACATGAACATCGATCTCTATATGCTTTGTTCGAGCGTGAAATATAGAATTTGATGCAAGTGCAGCTGCACTTAAATTGTCAACCCAGATAATGGGTCTAGAAGGAAGAGGAAATAAgaattctttcaaaattaaagttaGCCAACATATTTCTGCTACAAGGTTGGCTAAAGATCTGTATTCAAACTCGGTGCTTGATCTAGCTACAACATGTTGCTTTTGAGAAGACCAGAAAACTAGtgtattatcaaaataaacacAATAGCCTGCTACCGACCGACAATCATCGGGACAACTAGCCCAATCAGCATCTAGAAAACCACTTAAAAGAAGTCTGTCACTATGTTTAATATGTAGGCCAGCAGTTGTAGTGCCACTTAGATATCGAAGAACTCTCTTCACCGCTTGTCAATGAACCATTGTTGGTTGTTGAAGAAATTGACTTAACTTATTTACTGAGTAGGCTATATCTGGTCGAGTGTGTGTGAGATCTTGGAGAGCTCCTATAATCTGTCTATAGGTTGTAGGATTCttcatgatttctccatcttgTTTAGACAACTTCTTTCCCATTGCTAGTGGTGTTGAGCATTCTTTGACATGTTCCATTCCAGCTTTCTTGAGTAATTCTTGAATATATCTTGATTGTGTAAGATACATCCCAATTTCATCTCTAAAGACTTCAATTCCAAGAAAATAATGTAAAGACCCCACATCTTTCAGTGAAAAGATTTTGTTTAACTTGTGAATGAAAGTTTGCACAAGTTTATTATCATTGCCTGTTATCAagatgtcatcaacataaatgAGAATAAACAAAACTTTAGTGTTAGacttgaaaaagaagagagaagtGTCATATTTAGAATTGCAAAATCTCCAACTGATTAAAGTATCTTTCAACCTATCAAACCAAGCACGGGGAGCTTGTTTAAGGCTGTAGATAGCCTTGTCAAGTTTACAAACAAAATTTGGTTTCTTTGGATCAACAAAGCCCTCGGGTTGCACCATATAAACATCTTTAGCAAGAAAACCATTCAGAAATGCATTATTTATGTCTAGTTGTCACACTTCCCATCCTTTGGAGACAGCTAGAGTGAGCACAAGTCTGATTGTAGAGGGTTTGATAACAGGGCTGAATGTCTCAAAGAAATCAATGCCAGGTGTTTGGTGAAATCCTTTGGTCACTAACCTTGCTTTATAATGCTCTATTCTCCCATTTGGATTGTATTTGAGCTTGAAAACCCATTTGCGTCCAACTAAGGACTAAGCTTCAGATGTTGGAACTAGATGTCATGTTTGGTTCAAGGTTAATGCTTGATACTCAGTTTGCATGGCTTTCTTCCAATTGTTATTACTAAGAGCTGCTGAAATAGTTACAGGttccataaaattcaaattatcaATAGTCTCAATGATACCTGTATAAGGAAATTTTGGCTTGTAAATTCCACTCTTTCCTCACGTCACCATGGGATGGCCAACTGGTTGAGTTTCTGCTTGAGTTGAGGACTATTCTGGCTCATCATTTATGGAACTTTCAACAGCAAATTCTTGAGATAAATCTCTTGGTGAGATAGAAGTGGAGCCTTCAGAACTTGATGATGCCACTGAGGAAGTTTGATGCTGGTTTGTACAAGTAGAATCTGTAGTCAGATTAGTTAAATTTGAAGGTAAGTCCCGTGACAATGGTGCAGAAATAATAACAGGACTTGATGATATTTTGGTATTTAGAAACCCAAAATGGAAgggaaattctttttcattaaaaatcaCATGTCtagagatatatattttgCCTGTAGAACTGAGACATTTATATCCTTTAAAGGATTCACTATAGCCAAGAAAAACACACTTTATTGAATGAAATTGAAACTTATGAGTTTGATATGGTCTAAAACATGgaaaacaacaacaaccaAAAATCTTTAGGAATGAATAATCTGAAATTTTGTCAAATAATTTTTGCATTGGTGAAATATTTTGAAGAACATGAGTTGGTagtctatttattaaaaagacaACACTTTCAAAAGCTTCCCACCAGAATTTTAATGGCATTTTAGCTTAAGCTAAGAGAGTTAATCCCATTTCAACAATATGTCTATGCTTCCTTTCAGCTCTACCATTTTGAACGGAGGTATGTGGGCAAGTGTGTTTAAAAATGATTCCAGATTATTGAGCTATCTGAGAAAATGGTAGATACTCAGTTCCACAATCTGAGTAgagttgttttatttttctgccaaattgattttcaacaagatttttaaaatgacTAAAGGCTTGAACATCATCGCTTTTGAATTAGAAAGGATAAATTCAAGTGAAACGACTAAAATCGTCAATACAGTGTACGTAAAATCGATAATCAGAAGATGAAAATAATGGTGCAGATCCCTAAAAATCGGTATGAATTAAATCCAAAATAGATTTCGCATGCAATTGAGAATTTTTAAAAGGCAAAGCATGTGATTTTTCAagttgataagcatcatagaaattcatttcattaatttttgaattaatattatataattttaaaacttgAAATAATACTTTTGCAGATGGATGGCCTAATTTCTTATGCCACTCATCCTCTTTGGAGGAATTAAAAGAACTAACAGACTTGATCGCATTGTATTGAGTGagtgaaattttattttgtaggtTGGATAAAGGGAATGGTTCACCAGAACTTGGAGTATTTGGAGGAGTGGCCATGTTTGGCTTGTTTTTAGCATTGGCCAAGATTTGACTCTAATACCAAGAGAGAAATTAAGAATGTTTGGAATCATGGCTCAGTAGTTCTTTACTGATATTTCATTCATATTTATAGCAGATTTACAACAACTAGAGATAATATTAAGAGATTACAAACTGATTTAATGCTACAAAGTAGGACTATCTAAACTGAATATAAATTGACTACTTCCATTGAAACTCTATCATATAGTTGCATAAATGTAGGCTGGAATATCTGAACTGAAGTTGAAGTAGTCACACAGTAAATATCAAGCTGTTTTAACTGTACCAGATTATGGGATTCTTCAgtttggattttaattttgattctaaaaaatttaagttgatTTTATCTACAGATGAAATGAGTACGTATTGCATTGAGAAAGTTTCATGTTTAAAGTATTATTcttaattagttttagtttagAGAATTTCTTTAGGagttttgtttgatttaaattgaaataatggCGCAGTATGTATTagtatatttcttaatcaaATCTTAAAGGTTTTGTAACAGTCCTTTTCCTTGAAGGTGATGGTTTTTAAATAATCTTCTCCCTCTTAGAATAGAGAAGATTAAATTCTATTACTAaataatcttaatttattaataaatgattcttcatatttttttaaaaaaatatttccattacatatatatattttaggaCTCAATTCAAAAGACAAATCTTTGaaaacttaattataaaaacaaaaaatacaaGATCTTTAGAACTTTGAAACTCATGCAAGACATGAGAAAGCAAGGAGCTTCTATTGCCAGACAGAGCACCATCGCATGTATAaatacccaaaaaaaaaaaaaagaaagaaagtctACATTAATCCAAGAGTTGGATCGACTAATAAGGATGATTTTCGATATTCCATTTCCTGCATGAAAAGATTCAACTCCTTCAGGAACAACTCATAGTTCCTTTAATGGCACAGGATTTAACAGAATGGCACCACGGTGGAATTTGGTAGACGAGAGAACTCAACAACATCAAAACACAAAAATCATATAGCACCTCAATATATCAGGTGAAACTTCAATCTCCGAGTCGAATGCAAAGGGCAACAGATCTTTTCACTATCTGAACAATACATAAATACAATAGTTGCAGCTTTCGCCAATAGCAGATTTTACTCTGAATCTGAAGAATCATGACTTTTACTTTGCCTCACACTCCTCCTGCTCTGTGTGCTAGATTTAGATGCTTCACCCTCCAAGAAGATGACTTGAGCTTTAGCCAACCTCTCCTCTAAATCCTCTGTGCTAAACTCATCCGTTCCACCAAGCTCATCAAACCCCACCTGAACACAATATAAGATCGTTTTGCATCTTTCAAACAgtgaaaggaaaaacaaaaagttttCTGTCAAACACGTCCATGCATAAAAACATACCACATAATCATCCACTTTGGCATTCTTGATGAGGGCAAGGGTTGGAAGAACGACAATCTTGAGTCTCTCAGCCAAAAATGGACTTTTCTCAGCATGAATTTTGACAAAACGTGTCTCTATGTGCTGCTTTGCCAATATGCTCATGTGTTTGTCCATCACCTGAAAATGAACTGTAAACATGGATTGCAACTCCTAAATTTTCAGGCCAATTTAATGGTGGTACAAATACCTTACCGGACAATATAGTTCATTGCATATACAATCTAATCATGGTACCAATAACAGGGACATGCAAAAACTAAAAGTTGCATGTATTATAGTCAAATCTCATTAAGGATGAAGTTTTTAGGAGAGGGGAAAATTACCTCCCAGTTTTGTAACTCAAGCAATCAATGAGAAGACAATATTTTGtcttaaggaaaaaaaaaagagagagagaaatcaaaatgACATCTGAATGTTTCAAGATGCAAATGGAGCTTAAGACACAGTCAGCATGCAAGCGGATCAC
The nucleotide sequence above comes from Ricinus communis isolate WT05 ecotype wild-type chromosome 6, ASM1957865v1, whole genome shotgun sequence. Encoded proteins:
- the LOC8280978 gene encoding thioredoxin domain-containing protein 9 homolog produces the protein MENSKVQEIIEKQVLTVAKAVEEKLDDEIAALERLDEDDLEALRERRLQQMKKMAEKRNRWISLGHGDYSEILAEKDFFSIVKASDRVVCHFYRDNWPCKVMDKHMSILAKQHIETRFVKIHAEKSPFLAERLKIVVLPTLALIKNAKVDDYVVGFDELGGTDEFSTEDLEERLAKAQVIFLEGEASKSSTQSRRSVRQSKSHDSSDSE
- the LOC8280977 gene encoding pumilio homolog 12 encodes the protein MERTHDDHLPPYLMVENHSDFSSYNHSPETLNLSLNLNQLIPSPSHETHFLWQNQLPQNRIPSSQSRATTVYQTLNPQNPLLQTHLFQNPSSQNHLLVQESHHQHQLPNYHQMNDFGSGLDSGLPINPSFAEPVRMQNHHHHHQLSLEDAFSRVNISAATSNHQFHQLLDENYLTNRGILSAYSQQQHSLNRMRSISAGLGLLRANSNSAIDRYYQNGSNNLAALGQSFSNYSNNNRQNFQRRTPSYDGLNYGHIVRPNPNRLDSSSSQFISRARSINGLDSENSRQLLSPLYYGRQIVQAGKHGNYSSLEQVRGRMAMVARDQDGCRFLQKKVEELIPEQTEMIFLEVKDHLYDLIVDQFANYLVQKLFLACNGVQINQLLLSLVQNGERLKNICIHMHGTRAMQKIIEIINNYPEQKASLVSALGNITVYLAKNHNGHHVIQQCLKCFEVEYTQYLLAEIAQSCIEIARDKSGCCVLQKALDSSYGELKECFITTITANASVLSVDPYGNYVVQYVLQMHIPHAEATILEQLRGQFVNLSMDKFGSNVVEKCLKECNEINAAGIVQELADSPSILRVLQHPFGNYVAQSALEVAPEDLYQYLERVIIFFERELHSHLHGKKVLARTRSGKRNNRVRAINVDY